The following are encoded in a window of Rhodopirellula islandica genomic DNA:
- a CDS encoding DUF4347 domain-containing protein, translated as MTRFQSKRKPTFAQTQWSVEPLEPRLMLAGDAGAEVAAAAASNSTDPGEATTDRDSTDTGSRSEQAADSFTEIAFIDSAVEETEQLTQWMRSGVEIVLLDQASPAIDQMTSVLASRTSVRTIHVVSHAEAGVLQLSGQRIDAETLQQHSAQLDQWRHALTDNADILLYGCDAASKTEGQNLITTLARLTSADVAASNDATGHAALGGDWDLEVRTGDIESALLASVDRLQHVEMVLPISVRAAGTTGDEQMQLQINGDVVQTWNNIGGNADTRQFQTFTYNGAVDLAIDEVRVAFTNDLYQPEQGIDRNLVVDSITANGVTIESENANTFGTGTWQEEDGVAPGFRRSEWIHSNGYFQYTAPSTTSSISIFAAGAENTETIELWIAGERAQTWQNIGGDVDTGEFVQLDFDADTTVDISQIQIRFTNDLYDADGVIDRNVRIDRVELDGTSYQTEAEDVYSTGTWQADGLTPGFKQSEWLHTNGHFQYGTTTTNPGTISLETSNVTIDEDAGTALVRVLRTGGSDGIATVDYDTFAGTATEGIDYTRQTGTLTFADGVTEQTIVVPILDDALLETNETFNITIDNVQGGANLLVPRTATVSIVDNEVSLPDYANFADVSGLTLNGSAQQTGNTLELTQAEKNQAGSAFYSTAVNLAEDGSFRTAFAFEAINGAGTDGADGLTFTIQNDPRGSTAIGGTGEQLGYQDITHSVAVEFDTYRNSLDINDNHVSILTGSVYSNLRTAVPEIDLNNGSERYAWVEYNGTSKVLAVYLSADPTKPTQALMKATVDLQTQVGDAGFVGFTAGTGGLDNSHRILNWSVDQTAPPLDPPVVGGDEILSTTIASQLHLPTAIDWLPDGTMLVSEQGGMVKTVRDGAVSGDPFVDISGIVNGTRDRGLLDIAVHPDFANNPYVYLLFTYDPPEVNDQAAGTLAGPDGKGNRAGRLIRVTADAANNYQTAVAGSEVVLLGKNSTWENFNGFANSTFNFTEAPAGENPDGTYINDFINSDSESHTIGSLAFGLDGELFVSIGDGASYNRVDVRGDRVQDIDSLSGKVLRIDPITGEGLTDNPFYNGDPEANRSKVYQLGLRNPFRMTVDPVTGRLFVGDVGWTQWEEINSAGAGANFGWPFYEGGSGTSLVNSRYASTPEGIAFFAQDITVTASQYALNHQADGINAIVMGDVYRGSLYGDAYTGDVFFNDLGQGIVRHGDVDASGAITNVQTFTTGAGAVVAISQGPDGALYYVDLDDGLVGRWEIV; from the coding sequence ATGACTCGCTTTCAATCCAAACGCAAACCCACTTTCGCGCAAACTCAATGGTCCGTCGAACCACTTGAGCCCCGCCTGATGCTGGCCGGCGATGCGGGGGCCGAAGTTGCCGCCGCAGCCGCTTCCAACTCCACCGATCCCGGCGAAGCCACCACGGACCGCGATTCAACCGACACGGGCTCGCGTTCCGAGCAAGCAGCCGATTCGTTCACAGAAATCGCGTTCATCGACTCCGCGGTGGAAGAAACAGAACAACTCACACAGTGGATGCGCAGCGGCGTTGAGATCGTGTTGCTGGACCAGGCCTCGCCCGCGATCGATCAAATGACGTCGGTCTTGGCAAGTCGCACGAGCGTCCGGACCATTCACGTCGTTTCGCACGCCGAGGCTGGCGTTCTGCAATTGAGTGGTCAACGCATCGACGCCGAGACGCTACAGCAGCATTCCGCTCAGCTCGATCAATGGCGTCATGCACTCACCGACAACGCCGACATTCTGTTGTACGGATGCGACGCCGCATCCAAGACCGAGGGTCAAAACTTGATCACGACGCTGGCGCGTTTGACCTCTGCGGATGTGGCCGCGTCGAATGATGCCACCGGGCACGCTGCTCTGGGTGGTGACTGGGACCTGGAGGTCCGAACCGGAGACATTGAGAGTGCTCTGTTGGCCAGCGTTGACCGGTTGCAACATGTCGAGATGGTGTTGCCGATTTCCGTTCGCGCGGCAGGCACAACGGGCGATGAACAGATGCAGTTGCAGATCAACGGCGATGTCGTTCAGACATGGAACAACATCGGCGGCAACGCTGACACGCGACAATTCCAAACCTTCACCTACAACGGTGCAGTTGATTTGGCAATCGATGAAGTGCGAGTCGCCTTCACCAACGACTTGTATCAACCCGAGCAAGGCATCGACCGAAATTTGGTCGTCGACTCCATCACGGCCAACGGGGTGACGATCGAGTCCGAAAATGCGAACACGTTTGGAACGGGAACGTGGCAAGAAGAGGACGGCGTTGCCCCAGGGTTCCGCCGCAGCGAGTGGATCCACAGCAACGGCTACTTCCAATACACCGCCCCTTCAACGACCAGTTCGATTTCAATCTTCGCGGCAGGAGCTGAGAACACCGAAACGATCGAACTTTGGATCGCTGGCGAACGAGCCCAGACGTGGCAAAACATCGGCGGCGACGTCGACACGGGCGAATTTGTGCAACTGGACTTTGACGCGGACACCACCGTTGACATCTCTCAAATCCAGATCCGCTTCACCAACGATTTGTATGACGCCGATGGCGTCATCGACCGCAATGTGCGAATCGACCGGGTCGAACTGGACGGCACCTCGTATCAGACCGAAGCCGAAGATGTTTACTCCACCGGCACCTGGCAAGCGGATGGATTGACACCCGGGTTCAAGCAATCCGAGTGGCTGCACACGAACGGTCACTTCCAATACGGAACCACGACCACGAACCCCGGCACGATCTCGCTGGAAACCAGCAATGTCACGATCGACGAAGACGCGGGGACCGCCTTGGTTCGTGTGCTTCGAACCGGCGGCAGCGACGGCATCGCGACCGTCGACTACGACACCTTCGCGGGAACCGCTACCGAAGGCATCGACTACACGCGGCAAACCGGAACATTGACATTCGCCGATGGAGTCACCGAGCAAACGATCGTCGTCCCCATCCTCGACGACGCCTTGCTGGAAACCAACGAGACCTTCAACATCACGATCGACAACGTTCAAGGCGGTGCCAATCTGCTCGTTCCGCGAACGGCGACCGTTTCGATCGTGGACAACGAAGTCAGCCTGCCTGACTACGCCAATTTCGCAGATGTCTCTGGGCTGACGCTCAATGGTTCCGCACAACAAACCGGCAACACGCTAGAGCTCACCCAAGCCGAAAAGAATCAGGCTGGCAGTGCGTTCTATTCCACTGCCGTCAACTTGGCTGAGGATGGTTCCTTCCGAACGGCGTTCGCGTTCGAAGCCATCAACGGTGCGGGAACAGACGGAGCCGATGGACTGACATTCACGATCCAAAATGACCCGCGTGGCTCAACCGCGATCGGTGGGACGGGAGAACAACTCGGTTATCAAGACATCACCCATTCCGTCGCAGTTGAGTTTGACACGTATCGAAACAGCTTGGACATCAACGACAACCATGTTTCGATCCTCACCGGTTCGGTGTACTCGAACCTTCGCACGGCGGTCCCAGAAATCGATCTGAACAACGGAAGCGAACGCTATGCCTGGGTGGAGTACAACGGCACCAGCAAGGTTCTCGCCGTGTACCTTTCTGCCGACCCGACCAAACCCACGCAAGCGTTGATGAAAGCCACCGTCGATCTGCAAACGCAAGTCGGTGACGCAGGATTCGTGGGCTTCACCGCGGGCACAGGCGGGTTGGACAATTCACATCGCATTTTGAACTGGTCGGTCGATCAAACTGCTCCGCCACTGGACCCGCCGGTTGTCGGTGGCGACGAAATTCTCAGCACGACGATCGCATCGCAGCTCCACCTGCCGACCGCAATCGACTGGTTGCCCGATGGAACGATGCTGGTTTCGGAACAAGGCGGCATGGTGAAGACGGTGCGAGATGGAGCGGTCTCCGGTGATCCGTTCGTCGACATCTCGGGAATTGTCAACGGAACTCGCGATCGCGGGTTGCTGGACATCGCGGTCCATCCCGACTTTGCAAACAACCCGTACGTCTACCTGCTGTTCACCTATGACCCGCCAGAGGTCAACGACCAGGCCGCTGGCACGCTGGCAGGTCCCGACGGCAAAGGCAACCGCGCCGGTCGTCTGATTCGAGTCACCGCCGATGCCGCCAACAACTATCAAACGGCCGTCGCGGGCAGCGAAGTCGTGTTGCTGGGCAAGAACAGCACCTGGGAAAACTTCAATGGGTTTGCCAACAGCACCTTCAACTTCACCGAAGCCCCCGCCGGCGAAAATCCCGACGGGACTTACATCAACGACTTCATCAACAGCGACAGCGAATCGCATACGATCGGCTCGCTCGCGTTCGGCCTGGACGGCGAACTGTTCGTTTCGATTGGCGACGGTGCCAGCTACAACCGAGTCGATGTGCGAGGTGACCGTGTGCAGGACATCGACAGTTTGTCAGGCAAGGTCTTGCGAATCGATCCGATCACCGGCGAAGGCCTGACTGACAACCCGTTCTACAATGGCGATCCCGAGGCAAACCGTTCGAAGGTTTATCAACTGGGACTGCGCAACCCATTCCGAATGACGGTCGATCCCGTCACTGGGCGACTGTTCGTGGGGGACGTTGGTTGGACGCAGTGGGAAGAGATCAACTCCGCCGGAGCCGGTGCGAACTTTGGATGGCCGTTCTATGAAGGCGGCAGCGGAACCAGCCTCGTGAATTCCCGTTACGCGAGCACTCCCGAAGGAATCGCCTTCTTTGCACAAGACATCACCGTGACCGCGTCGCAATACGCGCTCAATCATCAAGCCGATGGAATCAACGCGATCGTGATGGGCGACGTCTATCGAGGCAGCCTGTACGGGGACGCCTACACCGGCGATGTGTTCTTCAACGATTTGGGCCAGGGCATCGTTCGGCACGGGGACGTCGACGCCAGCGGAGCGATCACCAACGTGCAAACCTTCACCACCGGTGCGGGTGCCGTGGTCGCGATCAGCCAAGGCCCCGATGGAGCCCTGTACTACGTCGACCTCGACGA